From a single Natronorubrum tibetense GA33 genomic region:
- a CDS encoding HVO_0758 family zinc finger protein yields the protein MKSVRKALRKGELEKDTYDRLVCGDCEKPLKTENDPDEIKTVRICPDCAAEYKEIR from the coding sequence ATGAAATCAGTTCGGAAGGCACTCCGCAAAGGCGAACTCGAGAAGGACACCTACGATCGGCTCGTCTGTGGTGACTGCGAAAAGCCCCTGAAGACCGAAAACGACCCGGACGAGATCAAAACCGTCCGGATCTGTCCGGACTGTGCCGCGGAGTACAAGGAGATCCGGTAA
- a CDS encoding glycosyltransferase family protein encodes MEYVQERIATLHAFGGTGGESGHGLARTTTDSVAETSVVVPMTAREHENPAAERVLSELETLEPAPAAVIVPVRADADEIGPFRRWLESFALPIRVCWCTAPGVETLLADAGLANGFGKGRDVWLALGPAAELGEYVVVHDADARSYEAAHVRRLLAPLTMEFEFSKGYYARVEDGQLYGRLFRLFYEPLIRTLSADHDAPVLDYLEAFRYALAGEFAATADLAQQLRAPRAWGLEVGTLGDAFDHAGFDGSAQVDLGRHEHDHRAVAGDTGLEGMSREVAAELLRVVEERGVGPDYETLQERYLTTGDRLVQQYDADAAFNGLAYDAASERDQLARYAESVVPPGTDCRLPRWVDAPFEPSEVLAAAQPWRTDRPAGPRLSERIDTGAQD; translated from the coding sequence ATGGAGTACGTACAGGAGCGGATCGCGACGCTCCACGCCTTCGGTGGAACGGGCGGGGAATCGGGCCACGGTCTCGCCCGCACGACCACCGATTCGGTCGCCGAGACGTCCGTCGTCGTTCCGATGACCGCCCGGGAACACGAAAATCCCGCCGCCGAGCGCGTCCTCTCGGAACTCGAGACCCTCGAGCCCGCCCCGGCCGCCGTTATCGTCCCCGTTCGAGCCGACGCCGACGAGATCGGTCCGTTTCGGCGGTGGCTCGAGTCGTTCGCCCTGCCGATTCGGGTCTGTTGGTGTACCGCACCCGGAGTCGAGACGCTCCTCGCGGACGCGGGACTGGCGAACGGCTTCGGCAAGGGACGGGACGTCTGGCTTGCGCTCGGCCCCGCCGCCGAATTGGGCGAGTACGTCGTCGTCCACGATGCAGACGCCCGGAGCTACGAGGCCGCACACGTTCGCCGGCTGCTCGCGCCGCTGACGATGGAGTTCGAGTTTTCGAAGGGGTACTACGCCCGCGTCGAGGACGGACAGCTCTACGGGCGACTGTTCCGCTTGTTCTACGAGCCCCTGATCCGAACGCTGTCGGCCGATCACGACGCGCCCGTTCTCGACTACCTCGAGGCGTTCCGGTACGCCCTGGCCGGCGAGTTCGCCGCCACCGCTGACCTCGCGCAACAGCTTCGCGCGCCACGCGCCTGGGGGCTCGAGGTCGGCACCCTTGGCGACGCCTTCGACCACGCGGGCTTCGACGGCTCCGCGCAGGTCGATCTCGGCCGCCACGAGCACGATCACCGCGCGGTCGCCGGCGACACCGGACTCGAGGGAATGAGCCGCGAAGTCGCCGCGGAGCTGTTGCGCGTCGTCGAGGAACGCGGCGTCGGCCCGGACTACGAGACGCTTCAGGAACGATATCTTACGACCGGCGATCGGCTCGTCCAGCAGTACGACGCGGACGCTGCGTTCAACGGTCTCGCGTACGACGCGGCGAGCGAACGCGACCAGCTCGCGCGCTACGCGGAGTCCGTTGTCCCACCCGGAACCGACTGCCGGCTGCCGCGATGGGTCGACGCCCCGTTCGAACCAAGCGAGGTGCTCGCGGCAGCCCAGCCATGGCGGACGGACCGACCCGCCGGTCCGCGCCTATCCGAGCGGATCGACACCGGCGCACAAGACTAA